In Dyadobacter subterraneus, a single genomic region encodes these proteins:
- a CDS encoding efflux RND transporter permease subunit: MFNQFIRRPVFAIVISIMIVFIGILAIEKLPISQFPDIAPTTVNIFIAYPGASADVLVKSTLITLEQAINGVQDMRYIATDATSAGEATLRIIFEPGTDPNVAVIRVKTRVDQVMPLLPELVQREGVIISPVQPSMLMYVNLYSKEKSIDEKFLFNYATVKMIPEIQRTKGIARAQILGSRRYAMRLWLNPERMRAYNISTEEVMKAVGEQSIVGRPGRIGQSSGIAAQSLEYVLTYKGRYDKPEEYEGIIIRANSNGESIHLRDIAKVELGSEFFDIYSNLDGHPSAAIVLRQNYGSNASDVIEEVKKKLEVMKESFPPGVDYKISYDVSNFLDASIEQVIDTLRDAFILVALVVFVFLGDWRSTLIPILAVPVSLVGAFFVIQAFGLSINLITLFALVLAIGIVVDDAIVVVEAVHAKFEEEPGISPYNAVKKVLSEISGAIIAITAVMVSVFLPISFMSGPVGTFYRQFSITMASSIVISALIALTLTPVLCAMLLQNHHGHEKKKNILTKALDSFNRVFDKLTGRYVSLLKGIVSRRFVTWAVLLAFCAGIIFVNKILPAGFIPNEDQSTIYAIIQTPPGSTLEKTNEVSRRLQKICEEVGGIESVSSLAGYEIMTEGRGSNAGTCLINLKPWGDRDKNVKEIMEELESKTRGLGAVVEFFEPPAIPGFGTSGGFSMRLLDKNSETNYAEFDKINKQFMADLAKRPELTGLFTFFAANYPQYELQIDNQLAMQKGVSIGKAMDNLNIMIGSTYEQGFTRFNQFFKVYVQSDPSFRRLPSDLLKLFVKNDSGEMVPYSSFMTLKKGQGPNEITRFNLYNSAAIQGLPAKGYTTADAIAAIREVSAKTLPKGYDIAFEGLSYDESIRGNESLVVFMIVLAFVYFVLAAQYESFIIPFAVVLSLPVGVFGSFLLLKLMGLENNIYAQIGLIMLVGLLGKNAVLIVEFAVQKRQQGDTILNAAIEGAKVRFRPILMTSFAFVAGLIPLISASGAGAIGNRTIGASAMGGMLFGTIFGVIIIPGLYFIFGNLADGRKMIKDEEDGSLSEQFVHAIDAFPQTNEPHNDAQ; the protein is encoded by the coding sequence ATGTTCAATCAATTCATACGAAGACCTGTATTCGCTATTGTGATTTCGATCATGATAGTATTTATAGGCATCCTGGCAATTGAGAAATTACCTATTTCCCAGTTCCCGGACATTGCCCCAACGACAGTAAACATTTTTATAGCTTATCCTGGTGCGAGTGCTGATGTACTCGTTAAGTCCACGCTTATCACCCTTGAACAGGCGATCAACGGGGTTCAGGACATGCGTTATATCGCAACCGATGCAACCAGTGCTGGTGAGGCTACGCTCAGGATTATCTTCGAGCCCGGGACCGACCCCAACGTTGCTGTAATCCGGGTTAAAACAAGGGTGGATCAGGTTATGCCACTTTTGCCGGAACTTGTTCAGCGCGAGGGGGTTATTATTTCGCCCGTACAGCCTAGTATGTTGATGTACGTTAACCTTTACTCGAAAGAGAAAAGCATTGACGAAAAATTCCTTTTCAACTACGCCACTGTTAAAATGATCCCTGAAATTCAGCGGACCAAAGGTATAGCAAGAGCGCAGATATTGGGTAGTAGAAGATATGCGATGCGTCTTTGGTTAAATCCGGAACGTATGCGTGCTTATAATATCTCGACAGAAGAAGTAATGAAAGCAGTAGGCGAGCAAAGTATTGTTGGTCGTCCGGGTCGGATTGGTCAAAGTTCTGGTATCGCTGCACAATCTCTGGAATATGTACTAACCTACAAAGGTCGGTATGATAAGCCAGAAGAATATGAGGGAATTATCATACGTGCAAATTCAAATGGTGAGAGTATCCACCTTCGGGATATTGCAAAAGTTGAGTTAGGTAGTGAATTCTTTGATATTTATTCCAACCTTGATGGTCATCCTTCGGCGGCCATCGTGTTAAGACAAAACTATGGTAGTAATGCCAGCGACGTAATTGAAGAAGTAAAAAAGAAGCTTGAAGTGATGAAGGAATCTTTTCCTCCGGGAGTGGATTACAAAATCAGTTATGACGTTTCGAATTTCCTTGATGCGTCCATCGAGCAGGTTATTGACACTTTACGTGATGCGTTTATCCTGGTTGCCCTGGTAGTTTTTGTATTCCTTGGCGACTGGCGTTCAACTTTGATTCCGATCCTTGCGGTTCCGGTGTCTTTGGTCGGGGCGTTCTTTGTGATACAGGCATTTGGGCTTTCCATCAACCTGATCACACTTTTTGCCCTTGTACTTGCGATTGGTATTGTTGTGGATGATGCGATTGTCGTCGTCGAGGCCGTCCATGCGAAGTTTGAAGAAGAGCCCGGTATCTCGCCGTATAATGCGGTGAAAAAGGTACTTTCCGAAATCAGTGGTGCGATTATCGCTATCACAGCCGTAATGGTGTCGGTATTCCTTCCGATTTCGTTCATGTCTGGTCCGGTTGGTACTTTCTACCGACAATTCTCGATCACGATGGCTAGTTCGATTGTAATTTCGGCCTTGATCGCCTTGACACTTACTCCGGTATTGTGCGCCATGCTGCTTCAAAATCACCATGGACATGAGAAAAAGAAAAACATACTTACAAAAGCGCTTGACAGTTTCAACCGTGTATTTGATAAACTTACAGGAAGATATGTAAGCTTGTTGAAAGGAATTGTTAGCCGCAGATTTGTTACCTGGGCAGTATTATTAGCATTCTGCGCCGGAATCATTTTTGTGAATAAAATTCTGCCGGCAGGGTTTATTCCCAATGAGGATCAGAGTACGATTTACGCGATTATCCAGACACCTCCGGGTTCTACACTTGAAAAAACGAACGAAGTTTCAAGACGTCTTCAAAAGATTTGCGAAGAAGTGGGGGGAATTGAATCGGTATCTTCTCTTGCGGGTTACGAGATCATGACAGAGGGACGGGGTTCTAACGCCGGTACTTGTTTGATCAACTTGAAACCTTGGGGAGATCGTGACAAGAACGTGAAGGAAATCATGGAAGAGCTTGAATCAAAAACAAGAGGTCTTGGAGCCGTGGTTGAATTCTTCGAACCACCAGCGATTCCTGGTTTTGGTACTTCGGGTGGTTTCTCGATGCGTTTGCTGGATAAAAATTCGGAGACAAATTACGCCGAGTTTGATAAGATCAACAAGCAATTCATGGCAGATCTTGCAAAACGTCCTGAACTTACAGGTTTATTTACATTCTTCGCTGCGAATTACCCTCAGTACGAATTGCAGATTGACAACCAGCTTGCCATGCAAAAAGGAGTTTCGATCGGAAAAGCGATGGACAACCTGAACATCATGATTGGTAGTACATACGAACAAGGTTTTACAAGATTTAACCAGTTCTTTAAAGTATATGTGCAGTCTGATCCAAGTTTCAGACGACTTCCATCGGATTTGTTAAAGCTTTTTGTTAAAAATGATTCGGGAGAAATGGTACCTTATTCGTCATTCATGACTTTGAAAAAAGGTCAGGGTCCTAACGAGATTACACGTTTCAACTTGTACAATTCAGCAGCGATCCAGGGTCTTCCGGCCAAAGGTTACACAACTGCTGATGCAATTGCAGCCATTCGTGAAGTTTCAGCCAAGACATTACCAAAAGGATACGATATCGCATTTGAAGGTCTTTCTTATGATGAATCGATTCGTGGAAATGAGTCTCTTGTCGTGTTCATGATCGTATTAGCGTTCGTATACTTTGTCTTGGCGGCGCAGTATGAAAGTTTCATTATTCCTTTCGCGGTAGTATTATCGCTGCCGGTTGGGGTATTTGGTTCATTCCTGCTTCTGAAACTGATGGGTCTTGAAAATAACATTTATGCTCAGATCGGTCTGATCATGCTGGTTGGTTTATTAGGTAAAAATGCCGTATTGATTGTAGAGTTTGCTGTCCAGAAACGTCAGCAGGGTGATACAATCCTGAACGCAGCCATTGAAGGAGCAAAAGTTCGTTTCCGTCCTATCCTGATGACATCATTCGCATTCGTTGCCGGTTTGATACCTTTGATCAGTGCGTCAGGTGCAGGTGCTATTGGTAACCGTACAATCGGTGCTTCGGCCATGGGTGGTATGTTATTCGGAACGATTTTCGGGGTAATCATCATTCCTGGATTGTACTTTATATTTGGCAATTTGGCCGATGGTAGAAAAATGATCAAAGATGAAGAGGACGGCTCGTTGTCTGAGCAGTTTGTTCACGCAATCGACGCATTCCCTCAAACAAATGAACCTCATAATGATGCGCAATAA
- a CDS encoding TolC family protein, whose protein sequence is MRNKRILSWVGIAFISLAYTACKAPTLVTKTENKAVPVSYTGSQDSTNVGKLSWKTYFTDSALVALIDQGLQGNQELNITLQEIQIANNEIMARKGEYMPFVNLGGAAGVEKASRYTLPGATEEVTEIKPGKKTPDPLSDFRFGATASWEIDIWHKLRNAKKAAAYRYLSSVDGKNFTVTNVVSEIASNYYELLALDAQLEILQRNIDIQNNALKIVKMEKEATRVTELAVKRFQAQVLNTQNLQYDIRQKIVEAENRINFLLGRYPQPVVRTHQNFETLMPTIIQTGIPTQLLENRPDVKQAENDLAAAKLDVQVAKANFYPRLGLSAVLGFQSFNPVYLAKMPKSIITSFAADMAGPLVNKNLIKATYYSANAKQIQAVYNYERTVLNAYIEVANQISRIGNLERSYELKKSEVDALTESINISNRLFASARADYMEVLLTQRDALESRFDLIETRMNQMNATVSIYRALGGGWR, encoded by the coding sequence ATGCGCAATAAAAGAATATTAAGTTGGGTCGGGATAGCATTTATATCCCTCGCTTACACCGCCTGTAAGGCGCCAACTCTGGTTACGAAAACCGAAAATAAAGCAGTACCTGTGAGCTATACCGGCTCACAGGACTCAACGAACGTAGGAAAACTTTCCTGGAAAACTTACTTTACGGATAGTGCACTGGTAGCTCTGATCGATCAGGGACTGCAAGGCAACCAGGAATTGAATATCACATTGCAGGAAATCCAGATTGCCAATAATGAGATTATGGCAAGAAAAGGGGAGTACATGCCTTTCGTGAATCTGGGTGGAGCTGCTGGTGTTGAAAAGGCATCGCGTTATACACTTCCGGGTGCTACGGAGGAGGTCACTGAAATAAAGCCTGGAAAGAAAACGCCGGATCCTTTATCTGATTTTCGTTTTGGCGCTACGGCCTCCTGGGAAATCGATATCTGGCATAAATTAAGAAATGCAAAGAAGGCTGCTGCTTACCGCTATCTGTCATCAGTAGATGGTAAAAATTTCACAGTGACGAATGTTGTTTCAGAAATTGCCAGTAACTATTACGAATTATTGGCCTTGGATGCACAGCTGGAAATTTTGCAGAGAAACATTGATATTCAGAATAACGCCCTGAAAATTGTCAAAATGGAGAAAGAAGCAACCCGTGTAACGGAACTGGCTGTAAAGCGGTTTCAGGCGCAGGTGCTGAATACTCAAAATCTGCAATACGATATCAGACAAAAGATTGTTGAAGCGGAAAACCGTATTAATTTTCTTCTTGGCCGGTATCCACAGCCGGTTGTGAGAACACATCAGAATTTTGAAACACTGATGCCAACGATTATCCAGACTGGTATTCCTACTCAGTTATTGGAAAATCGTCCGGATGTTAAACAGGCAGAGAATGATCTTGCAGCTGCAAAACTTGATGTTCAGGTTGCAAAAGCGAATTTTTATCCTCGCCTTGGTCTTTCAGCGGTACTTGGTTTCCAATCGTTCAATCCGGTTTATCTTGCAAAAATGCCTAAGTCGATCATTACTTCTTTTGCAGCGGATATGGCAGGACCGTTGGTTAACAAGAATTTAATTAAAGCCACTTATTACAGTGCAAATGCCAAGCAGATTCAGGCCGTTTACAATTATGAACGTACTGTTTTGAACGCTTATATTGAGGTGGCAAACCAGATTTCAAGAATTGGTAACCTTGAAAGAAGTTATGAACTGAAAAAGAGCGAAGTGGATGCACTTACAGAGTCAATCAATATTTCAAATCGTCTTTTTGCTTCGGCGAGAGCAGATTACATGGAAGTACTTTTGACCCAACGTGACGCACTTGAATCAAGATTCGATCTTATTGAAACAAGAATGAACCAGATGAATGCAACGGTAAGTATCTACCGTGCATTAGGAGGTGGATGGAGATAA
- a CDS encoding helix-turn-helix domain-containing protein — translation MAVIVNLDVMMAKRKMSLNELSDKVGLTLANLSILKTGKAKAIRFSTLDAICKVLNCQPGDILEYVESDVEVEISED, via the coding sequence ATGGCCGTTATTGTAAATTTGGATGTGATGATGGCTAAACGGAAAATGTCATTAAATGAACTTTCTGATAAAGTGGGATTGACCCTTGCAAATTTGTCAATCCTTAAAACCGGAAAAGCAAAAGCAATTCGATTTAGTACTCTGGATGCTATCTGCAAAGTATTGAATTGTCAGCCGGGTGATATTTTGGAATATGTGGAAAGTGATGTGGAGGTGGAAATTTCGGAGGATTAG
- a CDS encoding DUF2975 domain-containing protein translates to MRNDTRTKQILDVMYVLTWIAFVGLMIETGAILVSYVVSCINPEAAKNLYKNLNLEELREFSIWQYTYVVSFILAVSAMKAYVLYLLITALSKVNLVNPFKIEVVHILERISYILLGIWIVALLNNENVGRLLKTAGINSEKLAADEFIFIAGLVFIISQVFKRGVEIQSENDLTV, encoded by the coding sequence ATGAGAAACGATACAAGAACAAAGCAGATTTTAGATGTAATGTATGTCCTGACATGGATAGCATTTGTTGGTTTAATGATAGAAACAGGCGCAATTCTGGTGTCTTACGTGGTAAGCTGTATTAATCCGGAGGCAGCGAAAAATTTGTATAAAAATCTGAATTTAGAGGAGCTCCGGGAATTCAGTATTTGGCAATATACTTACGTAGTTTCCTTTATTCTTGCAGTATCGGCTATGAAGGCGTATGTTTTGTATTTGCTGATAACCGCACTTTCAAAGGTAAATCTGGTGAATCCGTTTAAAATTGAAGTGGTTCATATCCTTGAAAGGATCAGTTATATTTTACTCGGAATCTGGATTGTTGCGTTGCTCAACAACGAAAACGTTGGCAGGTTGCTTAAAACAGCTGGAATAAATAGTGAGAAATTGGCAGCTGATGAATTTATTTTCATTGCAGGACTGGTATTTATTATTTCTCAGGTATTCAAGCGTGGTGTAGAAATTCAATCGGAAAATGACCTTACTGTATAA
- a CDS encoding TlpA family protein disulfide reductase: MANDVFSSNTKRYSAYITIIANSINSEFPTIICDVSSKNTFQRDTLVAVNGHYKKDFNLLHPIYVTLYSPGNKTQIYLAPGYKSVVKLDLDRSVYTFEGDGYLGNSYLRDVFLAVSGKVPKVKENNVVAAPEDFIVKATRLANKRDSVYQQYINIYSSVIKSDSVIAKLFQIEKEENRFFLPRVLMNYASSRELPFTDRQSFFEKYINTLPQIQEPADSLSSENKRYFFPNLVGYYADAAYAAGDSSKIAKIGIYAYMLEISKKQFIGSTQSYLIDYYLSMLTNFTKIYNPEYPSIISLINAYKTYLGESRTHFLLKKVSDLQAIDITGEVVKKYKLITESGKEIELGQKLAPVTIVDVWATWCGPCLKSFPAMTKLKDTYRNDSSVKFIWISVDRKKEKWNATIKKLKLDTNNSFWIPGGNTSKFAEDLDIKMLPRYVIINKDGKILALNAPGISPNEKKLTSLIDHYRTIR; the protein is encoded by the coding sequence ATGGCAAACGATGTATTTTCCAGCAATACTAAAAGATATTCGGCTTATATAACCATTATTGCAAATTCTATAAATTCTGAATTCCCCACTATCATTTGTGATGTCAGCTCAAAAAACACTTTTCAAAGAGATACTTTGGTTGCCGTTAATGGCCATTACAAAAAAGATTTTAACTTACTTCACCCCATTTATGTGACTTTATATTCACCCGGAAATAAAACGCAAATATATCTGGCACCGGGCTACAAATCCGTTGTTAAACTTGACTTGGATCGGTCAGTTTATACTTTTGAAGGAGACGGCTATTTGGGGAATAGCTATTTACGTGATGTTTTTTTAGCAGTGAGCGGCAAGGTTCCAAAAGTTAAGGAAAATAATGTTGTTGCCGCTCCGGAGGATTTTATTGTTAAAGCCACCCGTTTGGCAAATAAAAGAGATTCTGTTTATCAGCAGTATATTAATATTTACAGCTCTGTAATAAAAAGTGATTCGGTAATTGCTAAATTATTCCAAATCGAAAAAGAGGAAAATCGTTTTTTTCTGCCAAGAGTATTAATGAATTATGCATCATCGAGAGAACTTCCATTTACAGATAGACAATCCTTCTTTGAAAAATATATTAATACCCTTCCCCAAATTCAGGAACCAGCCGATTCTTTGTCGAGTGAAAACAAGCGATACTTTTTTCCAAATCTTGTAGGTTACTATGCTGACGCAGCGTATGCAGCTGGTGACAGTTCCAAAATCGCGAAAATTGGTATTTATGCCTACATGCTGGAAATTTCGAAAAAACAATTTATCGGTAGTACGCAATCCTATCTTATCGATTATTATCTGTCTATGCTTACTAATTTTACCAAAATTTACAATCCTGAATATCCATCTATAATTTCATTAATTAATGCTTACAAAACATATCTAGGAGAATCCAGGACACATTTCCTTTTGAAAAAAGTATCTGATTTACAAGCTATTGATATCACTGGCGAAGTTGTAAAAAAATACAAATTGATCACAGAATCCGGAAAGGAAATTGAGTTGGGTCAAAAACTAGCGCCGGTAACAATAGTAGACGTTTGGGCAACCTGGTGCGGGCCTTGCCTGAAATCCTTCCCGGCGATGACTAAATTGAAAGACACATATCGTAATGATAGCTCAGTCAAATTTATATGGATTTCTGTTGATCGAAAGAAAGAAAAATGGAATGCTACTATCAAAAAATTGAAATTAGATACTAATAATTCATTTTGGATACCGGGAGGGAACACCTCAAAATTCGCTGAGGATCTGGATATAAAAATGCTTCCCAGATATGTGATTATTAATAAAGATGGAAAAATATTGGCACTTAATGCACCAGGAATATCCCCCAATGAAAAAAAGCTAACGAGTTTAATTGACCATTATCGCACAATTCGTTAA
- a CDS encoding DoxX family protein, giving the protein MNWHFNFSQCHYTFFVLLFTGGHFVYNWSEGKGAYVHMRFSSTYRVELFIAKSLGALALGIPMNPARIKGWAYAGFFIFFSCATFWYCSFYFYYYWSLVSHTLN; this is encoded by the coding sequence ATGAACTGGCATTTTAATTTTTCACAATGTCATTATACGTTCTTTGTGCTGCTTTTCACAGGCGGCCATTTCGTCTATAACTGGTCTGAGGGAAAAGGTGCCTATGTTCATATGAGATTCTCCAGTACTTACCGTGTTGAACTTTTCATAGCCAAATCGCTGGGAGCTTTGGCATTAGGTATTCCAATGAATCCCGCAAGAATCAAGGGATGGGCATATGCCGGATTTTTCATATTTTTTTCCTGCGCCACTTTCTGGTATTGCTCATTCTACTTTTATTATTACTGGTCTCTTGTGTCACATACCCTAAACTAG
- a CDS encoding alpha/beta fold hydrolase, whose protein sequence is MHNIDLNYARKGGGNTTTLVFLHYFGGSAQTWSMVTDQLADDFHCVAIDLCGFGNSPTTVWEVSVHEHAEYVANLLKELEIENYILIGHSMGGKIAAYLASKQTNINALILVAPSPPTPEPMDDDKRQEMLDTFDNRPAIEELVHKITAGDLSEPLFEKTVREHLQISEMGWTSWIEKGSREDISSRMSYINIPVTVISGSQDPNFSTSVLKAEFSKYFPEAVFIEIEGAGHLIPVETSEKLADLINEICQ, encoded by the coding sequence ATGCACAATATTGATTTGAACTATGCGCGAAAAGGCGGTGGGAATACTACAACACTCGTCTTTTTGCATTATTTCGGAGGATCGGCGCAAACCTGGTCGATGGTTACAGACCAGCTTGCGGATGATTTTCATTGTGTGGCAATTGATTTGTGCGGATTCGGGAATTCCCCTACGACAGTCTGGGAAGTTTCGGTTCATGAACATGCAGAATATGTAGCCAATCTGTTAAAAGAGCTCGAAATAGAGAATTATATTTTGATCGGACATTCCATGGGAGGAAAAATTGCTGCCTATCTGGCATCGAAACAGACTAACATAAATGCGCTTATCCTTGTTGCGCCATCGCCTCCGACACCAGAGCCTATGGACGATGACAAGAGACAAGAAATGCTTGATACTTTTGACAACCGGCCGGCTATTGAGGAACTGGTACATAAAATTACTGCCGGTGATTTATCTGAACCTCTTTTTGAAAAAACAGTCCGCGAACATTTGCAGATATCAGAAATGGGCTGGACATCCTGGATTGAAAAAGGAAGTCGGGAAGATATTTCTTCAAGGATGAGTTATATAAATATTCCGGTAACGGTGATCAGTGGCTCACAAGATCCGAACTTCTCGACGAGCGTTTTAAAAGCGGAATTTTCGAAATATTTCCCGGAAGCAGTATTTATAGAAATTGAAGGTGCAGGACACCTAATTCCCGTTGAAACTTCGGAAAAACTCGCTGATTTAATTAATGAAATTTGTCAGTAA
- a CDS encoding family 1 glycosylhydrolase — protein MKSSFLDIIKKQRGDSNYAGDEHGGASGESGSGLPNGSAQNFMFATGIECSAPTINHGKTRRDQLEECGHYKHWKKDFELVNELGLKVLRYGLPYHKIHLGPGKYDWTFADEVMNAMKKMHVTPILDLMHFGLPDWLGNFQNPELPLHFSDYAKEVARRYPWVRYYTPVNEIYVTAKNSAKDGLWNEQLKSDKAFVTAMKNIVAASIMATHSIVECRPDAIIIQSESAEYMHEAKAEQSPEVKLLNKQRLISLDLLYAYPPDSEIFTYLMDNGMTRAEFDWFMVSEPPGYQIMGNDYYGRNEKIMKPDNTICTAEDVLGWYQITKGYYDRYKKPVMHTETNTFDPEQAPTWLWKQWINVLRMRSDGVPVLGFTWYSLIDQIDWDSGLTELNNNVIACGLYDLDRKPRPVSDAYKMLLKEYGQITIIPHGEMFEITNRDARLKVVV, from the coding sequence ATGAAAAGCAGCTTTCTTGACATCATAAAGAAACAACGGGGCGACAGTAACTATGCAGGCGATGAACATGGCGGCGCATCAGGTGAATCCGGAAGTGGTTTGCCAAACGGCTCTGCACAAAATTTTATGTTCGCAACCGGAATTGAATGCTCCGCTCCTACCATTAATCATGGTAAAACAAGACGTGACCAGCTGGAAGAATGCGGTCATTATAAACACTGGAAAAAAGATTTTGAGCTGGTAAATGAGCTTGGGTTAAAAGTTTTACGATACGGACTTCCCTATCACAAAATTCATTTGGGTCCGGGGAAATATGACTGGACATTTGCAGATGAAGTGATGAATGCCATGAAAAAAATGCACGTCACTCCTATTCTGGATCTGATGCATTTCGGTTTGCCTGATTGGCTGGGTAATTTTCAAAATCCCGAATTACCGCTTCATTTCTCCGATTATGCAAAGGAAGTTGCCAGGCGTTATCCATGGGTGAGGTATTACACTCCCGTCAATGAGATATATGTAACAGCCAAAAACAGCGCAAAGGATGGTTTATGGAATGAGCAGCTAAAATCGGATAAGGCTTTTGTTACGGCGATGAAAAACATTGTCGCAGCCAGTATCATGGCCACGCATAGTATTGTGGAATGCCGGCCTGATGCTATTATTATCCAGAGCGAAAGCGCAGAATATATGCATGAGGCAAAGGCGGAACAATCGCCGGAAGTAAAACTGCTGAACAAACAACGACTGATTTCGCTTGATCTTTTGTATGCCTACCCGCCTGATTCTGAAATTTTTACGTACTTAATGGATAACGGAATGACCAGAGCGGAATTCGATTGGTTTATGGTCAGTGAACCTCCGGGATATCAGATTATGGGCAATGATTATTACGGCCGGAATGAAAAAATAATGAAGCCCGACAACACCATTTGTACCGCGGAGGATGTGCTTGGCTGGTACCAGATCACCAAAGGCTATTACGACCGATACAAAAAGCCGGTAATGCATACAGAAACCAATACCTTTGATCCTGAACAAGCGCCTACCTGGCTCTGGAAACAATGGATTAACGTTCTAAGAATGCGCTCTGACGGTGTCCCCGTTCTGGGTTTTACCTGGTACAGTTTAATTGACCAGATAGATTGGGATAGTGGATTGACCGAATTAAATAACAATGTAATCGCTTGCGGATTATACGATCTTGACCGGAAACCAAGACCCGTTTCTGACGCTTACAAGATGCTTTTAAAAGAATATGGACAAATCACCATCATTCCTCACGGGGAAATGTTTGAGATAACCAATCGCGACGCTCGTCTTAAAGTTGTCGTTTAA